Proteins encoded within one genomic window of Rubripirellula tenax:
- a CDS encoding MBL fold metallo-hydrolase, with amino-acid sequence MRLNCLGTVGYHPNASRHTSCYFLAESGILLDGGTGAFRLAPLIQTDHLDVLLSHAHLDHTFGLTFLLDVLFEAEKLRGRPLDSLTIYGEAAKIDAIRNHLFHELIFPAQLSAEWVAIDKKREFSIRDVQVAWRPQDHPGGSVAYRLDWKPDGDRPAKRLVYATDTTGDLSDEHAVWSDGADLLMHECYFGDNASDWAKKTGHSWTSRVVDVASRSNPKTLLLTHINPIESSDDPVDVESIRRRLDAKVVLATDEMVLEF; translated from the coding sequence ATGCGACTGAATTGTTTGGGTACTGTCGGCTATCATCCCAATGCGTCGCGGCATACGTCGTGCTACTTCCTTGCCGAATCCGGGATTCTCTTGGACGGTGGCACCGGCGCGTTTCGATTGGCGCCGCTGATCCAAACCGATCACCTGGACGTCCTGCTCAGCCACGCACACTTGGATCACACCTTTGGATTGACGTTTTTGCTCGATGTGCTGTTCGAAGCCGAGAAGTTGCGAGGGCGGCCGCTCGATTCGCTAACGATCTACGGCGAGGCAGCGAAAATCGACGCAATCCGAAACCACCTCTTTCACGAGCTGATTTTTCCCGCCCAATTGTCGGCCGAGTGGGTCGCGATCGACAAAAAACGCGAGTTCTCGATTCGCGATGTCCAAGTCGCGTGGCGTCCTCAAGATCATCCCGGCGGATCGGTGGCGTACCGTTTGGACTGGAAACCCGACGGTGATCGCCCAGCCAAGCGGTTGGTGTATGCCACCGACACGACGGGCGACTTGTCCGACGAGCATGCGGTGTGGAGCGACGGCGCGGATTTATTGATGCACGAATGCTACTTCGGCGACAATGCGTCGGATTGGGCCAAGAAGACCGGTCACAGTTGGACCAGCCGCGTGGTCGACGTCGCGTCCCGGTCGAATCCCAAGACATTGCTGCTGACTCACATCAACCCGATCGAGAGCTCCGACGATCCGGTGGACGTCGAATCGATTCGCCGACGACTCGATGCGAAAGTAGTGCTCGCAACCGACGAAATGGTTTTGGAGTTTTAG